The window ACTCTGAGGTTATTCTATGGGTTTGTATTGTGTTAAGCTTCAGGAAGcacaatgaaaatgaagatcCTTCCTATGCCAGGCTCCTGCCCTAGACTACCTAGTCTCTCGGGAATGGAGAGCAGACAAAGGGGAAGGAAGACGGCACCATATCTCAGCAGAGGATCAAGCTGATGAAAGGATATATTATTCATTAAGTGTATCTCCAGGACAAGTAACGGGGAGTGAGAGAACAGAGCTTACAATTGTCTTAGGTACAGTTGTAAAAAATTTATGTACACAttatctctgcttttttttgaCAGCTGTTTACTTCTTTTGGGATAGGAGTCAGCCTAGCCCCATTTTGCAAGTGAGTGTATTTATAGATTCCCACTGATTTCACTGGTGGCGATGGGGCATGCATGTGACTATGAGAATGCTTGCACTTCCTCTGAACCCGGAGTCTCCCTGAGAAAAAGCCGTGCTCTGTACAGATTTTACCCCCTAATTGGCTTTAGCTCCAGCACTAAGCAGCCAGTGCCCAGGGCATCCCCCACCCAGAAGTACTGCTTCACTGCACGCATGGCTTTGGCTCCTGGCAGCCCCTGCAACCCCTCGGTTTTCCTTCCCCAGGCAAACCCTCACTCACTCCTAGTCCcatttgggaagaaaagaagagtgaGCCAACCCCATGCAGGGCTGTATTTCCTTCAGCAGTGATGAAGCtcttctgctcagagctgagctgggggctgtCAGTACAGTACAGCAACCCTCCCGCAGGGGCTTCCTACATCCCCTCCACCCCAAGGAGAGGCAACTGCACTGCCACGCAGaattgcttttgctttattCTCCAGTCTAATCCCTCTCTCCACGATATGATCCCGAGGTTTAATCTGATTAGGATCCCTCGTATCACGCGATGACAAATGGTCCCAGATGCCAAGCTAAGCAATTTAACGAGATGCTGCATTGATTATGAAACAAAGCAGGGAGATGCTATTTCAGACCAGGGAGCGGTTAGCTCAGTGCCATCCTTGGGTTGTGGGGCTCCAGCCAAACACTCCTCTCACTGATGTCTCCTGATCAATGCAGACCACTGCATTGGACGCTTTGCATTCTGCATGAGTTTTGATGGAGAACCATGCTCTGCTAGGCGGGGCAGTGCATGCTGCATGGCCGCAGCCCCAGGGTACCAACACAACACTCGCTGGCCACGGGCATCCAAGGCAAGATGCAGGAAATGCAGTCTGTTTGTTCGGCTGTTATTAGACCTAATCTAAATGTAACAGCCCAAGATAGATTAATATTACCATTGTTTGTTAATCCAAATGCAAtcagacacatttttttttcttcctgccagATAGGAACCACCCTTCCCCCTCAGAACTGCAGTCATAACGTAATTCCCTCTCAGCAACTAATGGCATTCATAAATTACGCTCAAGACCTATTGTTCATTTAATCCTTTTTGCTGCCATTAGCTCTGGTCACTGATCTCTTGCCTCTCCAGCTCGCAGTATTTTAATGACACAGCTAGAAAACAGCCAAACTCCTCAGCCTGGGCGTAGGAAGCCAGATGGGTGTTGCAAGGAGGGATGGTGTCTACCAGCGGATTGAGAAGAAGTGGGGAAGAAGTATAGCCCTGAgactgctgtgggctggggagGACACAGAGGAACAGGCTGGGACAGATGGATCAATTCTGGCCAGAGCTCAGAGCTCGCAGAGAtgatggagctgctggctcacagcctTGGGAGTTTGGTTCACTTCAAAGACAACTGCACCGTGGCCTGCCTTTCAACCAGCCTAACCCGGTTTAATAAGGAAATCATTGACGATAGCTGCTCCTCCTTTGAAGCTGCAGTTATGCTTTAAGGGAACTTGACCCTTTGGTGTTCTTTGCAGCACAGTACTAACCTGTGTACCACATCCCATATTTACGTGGCGTGCCACTACAGGAGGTGCTGAAGACACCTCATCTGGAACTCCGCAAAGCACCCCAGTTGTTCCCACTCAGGTGAACTACACTTGAAAAAGGAGCACAGCAAGGCTGGAATGCAGATTTTAGCAGAGAAAAAGGGACCTCAGGAGTTGGCATATCTGGTCATGCTTTGCTAAAAACAAGGGAGATTATGATTATCCCTCTGCTGGTTGTATGGACAGCAAACCCGATGGAGGAAGAATGGCATCTTGGTTCTGCATTAGTGCAAAACCACAATGCTGGCTGTTGAATGAAATTGGGTTGAAGGTTCAAAGAAAGCTCCCGATGATCTGTGCAGGCCTGAAACAGCCTGTCTGCTGAAGGAGCAGGGGCTGAGTATCTGGAGGCCTTTGAAACAGCTCTTGGTTCATTTGCAGATAGGGATCAGAAGAAGCAGATGGTGGGATTCAGCAACTGATGAGATCACTCTTAACCCAGTTTTCTCACCTGTTGAAAAGGGGATCAGCAGGAATCCatgttcattttcttaaaaattctttttgtgagaaacattttataaaatagTCTCCTGATTGGCATTGTCTTTTCATATCATTACCAGCCATGCCGGTGCTGTATCAGCACTGCAGTGGCAGCATTGGCACCGCAGGGGATATGACCCAGCTGTTGCTGCAGACGCAGCATGGGTCTAAGGCTacctgaggctgcagcagaagaggTTTGGCTGCCTGGTTTGCTGCAGTACAAATGGTACCCATCTCCTCCAAGGCAAGAGCAAATAAGCAATGAGCCAGAAGTAACTGGTTCCTAGCTTGGAATCAGGCCGCAGATGACCCCACGATGCAAAGCACTGCCCTACTGGCAGGAAGAAGTACATTTCTTTGAACTGTTGACCTGTGCAGGTGCCCAAGTCCAAGAGTAGCTTctctaagaaaagaaacaagaatacATTTAGCATTTTAATCCAGAAAACTTTAACTGGCACACACCAGAGTTGTGCAAATGGTAATTATCACCATTCAGGAGAGCCAGAGAAGATGCCATTCTTTCTTCTAATCACTATAAAGCCTCTCAATCTGATTAATTCTTTCTTTGATGTGTTTCCTTGTAACTTTTATTTGTGGGGGTGCTAGGGGATGCTAGAGAATCTTTCCTGTGGGAAGCATATCCTGCACTCTCTCAACAGTCTTGGTGCCTGGTAGGATCTGTGCATCCCTTGTCACCCATCCAGGAGTTGCCTTCAAAGCCAAGCTCTGACCAAAAGATGTTGCCTGGAGCACAATGGTCTAGCACCTGCATCAGGAGaaaagcactggcacaggctgcccagagaagatgtgggtgccccattcctggaagtgttcaaggctaggctggatggcGTTGGAACTAGCTGgcctttgaggtctcttccaacccaagccaatctatgactctatgaaaaaGTAAAGTTTATCCTTAAAAACAGCAACCCTGGCATTCATGGAGAGGGAAACATCTACTGTGCAGGCAGAATTAGCTTGTTGTCTCGTCTATAACTCTCTGTGCCCTAGCTTTGCTCAGAGGGGCAGGGCTGCTCCACGAGGAACACGGTTTGCAAGGTAGTCTGACTTCAGTGACACTGAAGTCAGGGTCTATACAAGGTCTGTACCGGGCACTGAGCACACGTGGTGCCTATGACGTCAAGGAGAGGTGATGCACAGACAGAACTGACCACCTGAGCTGAAGGAATGGCATCAGAAAGCTGTGCTTGGAGAATGTATCTCCTGGggctgaaaaaggaaagaaagaggaagacagaGTTGCCAGGGAGCTGAAGCCATGATTGCTGGCTCCTCAGCGTGTGCATAGCCCAGCCCCATGGACAGAGACGTGGGGTGGTAGCTGTCTCCTTCCCAGCaccctcctgctccctgcctgtTGATGCCGTCCCTGAAACAAGGCTGTTGGGAACTGCTGCCAGCCCATCTCCTGCTACAGAAAGCAATAAATCCATATTCTCTCCCTTGGGGCGGTTTCCAGAGTTTAGGGACTTACTTTCTTCTGCCTGAGCCTTGCGACTTATTAGAAGGCCCTCCCTTAGTCTCTcgccttccttcctttttggcAACGAGATTTAGAATTAGATTTATTGGGatcatttgcttttcagtcCAATGAAAACTGATAGGATCCCGATTCTGAGAGCAAGAAGGAGCCTGAGTGTGAGGTGTGCGTTTTTGAGAGCGAGATTGCCCTCTACTGACTCAACCGTGGTGTAAAAGTCCTCGTTTCGCACGGTTTTCCTTTGTAACAGAGCAACAGATCTCCTATCGAGGTTTCCGCTGGAGGGAGCAGAGTTCCCGTGGCGGGTGCTGAGAATGCCCTGGGTGTGTAGGAGGCTCCCAGCACCCACCGGTGCAGAAAGCATCCTTCGTCCTGTCAAGACAagaatttcccttctttccccgACAGTGCCTGCGGGAGTCAGCAACTACTCAAGAAACCAAGGGAGAAAGGGAATGGTCTCTGCATTCTGTAGCCAAGCCACAATGCTATACCCTTCTTGAGAGGAAAACCGTAGAGTAAGGCGGCGAGTCTGTAATCAGCAGACATGAAAAACTGCTTGCAGAAAGCTTACTGTGATAAGGAAAGTAAAGATGCAACAACTACACTCGGAAAAGTCATTTAAAACAGAGACCTCCTGTACAGCTCTTCCACCGTCACCATCACACAAAAACGTTCCCACAACCTGACCTATACTAGGTGATAATATCTATCATACTCCCCACCCATCCCTGGGATTAAATTATTCCTTGTGTTCAGCCCCTAATTCTTACACTAATTCTTCCTTGAAAGCCTTTTTCCTCACCCTTAATTAGTGGCCGTGACTTGCTGTTGTGGAGAAAAAGCTAGGGATGGATCTGTGCCTTTGTGGTCAGTAGCACTGCAGATACTGTTTGAAATAGTCACCATGAAATTTcctgcagcaagaaaaaagaaaaaagttgtcAGACTTGGCTCCAGGCAGGGCTCCATCTCTCTGGGCTCACTTGCTGCCTTTGCTGATTCATTCCTGGCAGCTAGAGGAGCTGGGGCAGAGCAACAGTGCTTCCACCTTGTAGCTCTGCAAATGATGCCATTTCATAtctggctgtgagctgcagcagctgaggacGTTGATAtacagctgcagccagggtAGGATACCACCACTGAAACACTTTCTGCCTCTGCCCACAGAGGGAGGTCGTATCTTCTACTAAACCCAAATGGAGACATGCATCAGTGCTCTAAAATATCAAATTTGAGATAAAGAGTTCTGGATGGTTTTTCACTGTCCGTTCAAACTGCTTTTGCCCTCTTCCAGCTTCAGAAGCTACACACTACAACTACAGCACAAATCAAGATACAGTGGGAGACGTTACTTTCTAGTCACAGCCCTCTGACTCTGCTTGGCAGACTGACATCTCTGTGCTCTTTAGATGGAAGGtacaggagcagctctgctcaccagaaGCAGGGAAGCCATGCTTTAAGCTGTGTCATCAAGAAATCGCCACTCACGCTCCTTTTATAAGTAAGCCTGGAGCACAAAGGTTTAGCAAGAGGAGTTACCTGTTCAAAACAGTTCCACGCAACACGTTTACTGGTGTGGAAAAGCAGCTTGGAGAATATTCCCAAGGATGGGGTCTgatgcaggagagcagcactaAAAGGGCCACACAACTGAGATCCCTCCTGGCCCTTCTCCCCCATGCTAAAGCGTTAACTCTGGAAGAAGACTTCCTTTATTGGGTGAAGGATGAGGAAGCAAAGGCTCTTTAAGGAAATGACCACTGAGGAATTGGAGACATGAAGAATATCCAGCTCGTCGTCTCTAAACATGGACACCAACGTTAGGAGAATTAAGCTCTTCATTTTAATACTCATCGATTTCTAAGTGCTGGTAACCAGGCTGAAATAAGAGGGAAAGATGCTGATGCTGGACACGGCTGCATTCACTGGGCTTACCCTAAAACAATCCTTCTGCCAGACACTGGTTTCTGTAGGAGGTCAACTCTTGATCACCTGCAGTTTATCAAACTGTCTACAAATAAACTTAATACCGATACACATACTTGTTCAGGAGCCTGAGGAATATTGTCTAAGATCTCAGGATGCTTTGtgtctttctatttttctgttgcaaaatTTGCTTACTGTTCCTttgcaagaaatgaaaagcttacTTGGGAAAACCTGACAAGTGGGAAAACCAGACAAGGCTGTAAGTAGCCAAGAAGGAAGGTACTATTcatcctctttcttctccatcagTCTGCTTCTTCTGTCTTCCAGGTTGTATCCTAGAAGTTGGATGGGTGAGGACATCTTCAGCCTCTCCTGAATCCTTCCTGAACTTATAAGCAGTCATGAGGCTGGGACCAACCCTTCCAATATAGCACAGCTTCCAAATGCAAGGTAACTCATGCAGGAGTTAACTCCTGTGTACAAAACCAAGCCAGAAAGCAGAGACTGTGCTGAAGGTGAATGGTAGGACCGCAGTTTGACACACGGGGGAGATGCTCTGCCACAGATGGCCATCTTGCAGGCCACTCACTGCAGCGGCTCCCTGGGGTTGGGCTGTGAATCCCATCCCTACTACCTCATCTTCCCGAGCAAAGAGcattcttttttactttctttcacaggtataagaaaaaaaagtgcacttTGGCATAGTTTCAGTGATTTAATAACATTAAAACCAACATTCTTTATACTCATTCTAGCACTTAGTTCTTTCAAAAGCCtaacacttattttcttttcttaatattaAAAGCGCTGGGAATGTTGGAGCTATGAGCCCTTGAAAAAATATTCTCCTATGCAACACCCCAAAAAGACATGGGCGCTTAAAACTAGGGAAAGacctgctcctcctccagcctgctgGGTGGAGCCAGGGGTGCAAGTGAAATCTGCTCTGGCCAAGCCCCCCTGTTTGTACGGCACCAACAGAATTGgcaaacatgaagaaaaaatatatttgaagtaacaggaagaaaaatggagctggaggagaacaaaaatgaggaggcaagaaaaaaacaacttcttcctcctgcttcccttGAGCTATTCAGCACTACTGACAGGGTTATCTTTGTACAGGAGCAGGATCCCATTTGACTGTAGATGGAGGCGTCACAAACTGTTTCAGGGAAGGCTTCCACCTTTAGCATACCTCCAAAATAAtgttcctctgctcctctgcagagctggccTACAAGGTTGGCAGGGAAttatcttaaaggtctcttccaacccaagccattctatgatcctatgaattAAACTCATTGTCCTTgtgaggaaggaggaggcagcCACCATCCATGTGCTAGATTGCACAGCAGGTAGGTAACAGAGTGAGACTTCTTTGCACCATCTTTCTGCTTATGTGCCACAAGACTGGAGGCAGAGAATAAGGCAGTTGCTGCTCTCACTGACACAGGGTTGAGTTTCACGGGCTGTAGCTTCTAGGCAAGCTGTTGCTGTTGAAAGCAAATTAGATCGGCTGGGCATCAAGCAATGCCTTCCATCAGTTTTCCCCACCCACCGCTGCAATCTTGACATTTTGTTCATGCCATCAGTGCCAACTGCCTCAGAAAGCCAGCTGCAACACCTACTGGAAGGACAAGAACACCACCGATGCGGAGAAGTGCTCAAAGTGGAGGTGAGGAAGCTTTCTTTGGCCTTAGTCCAGGCAGAAGACGGGGTTCTCTAAGAAGACAGCGAGCTTGCTGGCCACCATGTCCAGGTCACTGGTGTTGGCATATTTGAGCAGATTGGTGTTCTTGACAAAGTAATGCTTGAGGAAGTGCTGGCTCACACACTTGTGCAGCTTCTGCACCAGCCTCAGAAAGGCTTCATGAAAGCAGCGCCAATCCTTGGTGCGTGGGTATTTTTCGCACGTCCAGAATAGCACTGTCTGCAAGAAGCAGATGGGAGAGAGAGGTGTTAGAGGTTCTGCTGAGGGCTCACACAGCTTCCTAAGGCAGTTTGAGTGCTGGTAAGTGGCTGACAGCCTTGGAAATTGGAGAGCCTCGCGCTGCAGTCTTCCTGCATTAACAATTCTGCAACAGAGGGATCACAACCAACACCTTAAGGGAGAGTCCTTTCAGCCTCTCTTGGCTGTCCcctttcctttgccttgcagACTTCATTGGGCATACCAAGGATCCTGCACGGATAGTcagagcaggcagggaaggaggatTTGCAAAGGCCAGGGACCTCCGCAGAAATGCCAGGTGTTTTAAGCTGTAGAAAATGGCCTATTATACAAGTGTAGAAGCCAGCAGATGCAAGGGGGGAGAGAATAATAATCATATGAGCATAGCTGCTAGCTTCAGCCATACTTGTGCTGAAGATGCACATAGATTTGCTTTCTGAGTACACTGGGATTCCAAGCAACTCTTGCCTGTCTTGTTCTGACATACAATACAGCATGTGTTATGATCTCCTTCTCCAAGTTTATTTCATGTGATATCATAAAATTGTAGAGGCttgggttgtaagggacctcAAAAACCATCTATTTCCAACCCCCTACTGTAGGCAACAttgccagccactaaatcaAGACTGACCAGGAACCCATGAGGGCTagccttgaacgcctccagggtggggcatccacagcttctctgggtagcctgttctgtgcctcaccaccctctgagtgaagaacttcttcctaacgtctaacctaaacctcctctctttcattttaaatccattcccccttgtcctatcactatctacctgcgcaaaaagagaaatcaatagataaaaaaatgaattccaTATGATTATTGCTCtcataatattatttttatactgtCCATATTGCATCTTTACAGACTTTTCTATGtttgtgaagaattttttcaaTGTACTTACAGTTGTTATACCAAAAAAAGCAATATTGACCATCTTTATCAACCTGAAAAtcatttctaaaacaaaaaagtCACTGATCTTGGGTGCAAGAATTCTACTCAGTTTCTTAGCGTTCTCttaattcagattttcttttgcagattcAGTACCCCAAAGAGACCCACAGATGCTGTGAGACACAGCTGAACTACAGCCTTCAATTCCTCTGCTTCTTCAAAGTTAAGAATTTCATCGAAATAAGGCGTTATTTTTTAGATTGCCTGCTTTCCCCCTCCACTTGGCCTTGCAATAGCTATAGTGCTGAGGAATTCCTTCTCAGATGGCTTTTCAAATGTGAGCAAATTTTATTCATGGCTGCAATAACCACAAAATCTTCTTTTTGATGTCGCCAGCGAACAAAAGACATGGTGAGAAATTCAAGCTGTAGCTTAGGAAGAGATACTCCTTGGGGGTTTGCAGAGCAGTTATCTCCCATCAGCACCACTGCCGCTTCAGCGAGATCTACAGGCAGTTGTTACAACGAAGTTTGCAGAGGCAAGGAAAATAGTGCTGCTTTTCCAGTCAGGTCTTTCAGACTTCCTGATTATGAACGTCATTTCCCTATAACAGATACTGAGACCCTATCTTGATATCATGGTGATGCCTACCTGAAGGTGATAAGCTGTGATGACAGGCTTATTTCCAGCACACCAGACATCCTCCTTCATCTGCCTCATGACTCTGAAGCATTTCATGCGACAACCACCATCTTCGTCGAGGCCTTCCATAAGCATATGCTCAGCACGGGAGAAGCATAGCTGCCAGTGATAATTGGAGCGGGCCAAGAGGTCAAAACCAAGTGACTATGGACAAAGGGGAAAGTGTGACACCAGATCAGAGGCAGACTTCTCTGAGTAATGCAGAGGGATGTGACAAAGAGGTTATATGTTAGCAGAGGCAGCAAACACGGTTAATGCTTCCATTGTAACTCCTGATTGATGAAACaaacaatttgttttgtttcctcatgTGGTAACATGGGTAACTCCCAGGGGATTCAGCTCTAGAGGTGCCAGGTGCAGTACAAACAGTGCTACTAAAGCTGAGGCAAAGCTCTACAGGCACTTTGCCATGGAGCAGCAGGTCCTGAGCAAATGGGGAGCAGGACTGGAAGGCAGAACTCAATGTGTGGGACCATGGCAACTAGGGCTGATGTGGAGTGTCAGAATCTAGTCAAGGGGAGAAACAGgataaagcagaaggaaaatgttgaaGTAGTGCCCCACTTGCGGAAAGGTTACAtgagacaaagcaaaacagcaagaaaaaacacactCAGCTAAATGGCCAGAGCTATTTGCAAGAAACTCATGCAATGGGCAGTTCAATCAGTTTTCCCTCCATAGAATTCACCATCATTAAGGGAAGAAATTCTCCATAAAATccaaataatttgaaatatttcttctctacaGCCTTCCGAACCACTATCACATACCTGCAAGGGAAATTTCTGCACAGACTTTACAGCTGTTTTTATACTGCTCACCTTGATGCATTGCACTTTTTCCTGGGACGGCCAACGCTTGAGGCAACGAGGCCATCGGGCTTTCTCAGGCCAGCAAGTTGGAATCTCCACTGTAGGAGCCAGCTCCACCTCAACCTGGAATTCAGATGTTTCCACAGCCACTCGGACCACTGAGCTGAAGCTCTCCAGCACTGTCACTTTATCTGTGAAGGAACAATGTGAAAGGTGATAAAGGTGAAAAGATCCTCTCCTCAAGCCAAGCAAGGGGCTGTGTTGTGCCCATGTCCAAACTGAGACTTGCAGTTCCACTGCTGTCTTAGCACTCTCTTCAATGACATAAATGGaacacaagaaaaagcttatttCAGTCTGCCCAGAGGAATGAGAACGGAGGAAAAACTAAACATGCTCAATGTTGGTCCAACTGTGTTCATGGAAGAAGTTTCTGTCCCCATCTTTCCCTGTCATTCGGGATGGATCACTGTTCCTTCAGCTTTGCTGTTTGAGCCAATGATGTGATCATGCTCTAACCCACTGAAGTAAATACAGAGCAGATTACCATAAGCAGTTTAAGTAATTGTGTGTTAATCCATCTCAATTTGACTGACACCGGCTAGGGATTCCAACTCCAAAAGGAGTCCACGCAGCAGACTTGAAGGGACAGTGATGAACATTTAGGATGATAACTTCTTCTGTTTTCACCGAAGAAATAACCCCACAGTCCCAATGGCAATTTAGCATCTCTTCCAGAAAGCACAGTGGAGTCCATCCCCAGTATAACTTTATAAACATCAGTAAATCTGGGTGTTATTTCCCCACTGAGCCAAGCCTGGCACCAAAACAGGAGCTATACTGCTCCCAAGATCTCTGCAGAGAGACCAAGCAGCTGAAAAGCATTAAAGCCATAGCTTTGTCAGAGCATAAATAAATTCACAGTGTTTCCAAAAGTATCATGACTGTGCTGCCTATCTTTCCATCAATGGCAAGtgaggcagtgcaggagctCTGTTTTTGCTGGTTCTCAAAGAattgaaaaacagagaagtaatGACACTGGGGGCATCTCTATTTAACTTTAGATGTTCCATGGAATTAAGTTCATTCTTCACACACacatcaaaaaaagaaagaaagaaagaaggcctTCCGACTTCAACTCAGTTCATGTCCTCTGTCTCCATTTCCTTCCGGCTGACCTTAACAAAAATGGAAAGACAACCATCAGCCATCCCTTGGAAGCACCTATTCTGGCTCAGCAACTAGGTGAGCTGCAGCTAGACACAACGGCAGGTTTTCACCTCAGCACGATGACTTCCACGTAAGTAAAGCTTCAGATGAAAGCTCTTTCCATACGATCTTTTCTGTGAGCCTTAATGGTAACATTTTATTCTcatccctcttttcctttcagtaatACCAAACGGTTTCTGGAAGAATGCAATCATCTAGCTGAACTTGACTTTAATATGTTTTCTCCTGTGAGTAAAATTTGGAGTGTCATCAGAGGAGGTGAAATATATCTATATTTCTAGAATACAGAAGACCCGTAGCAGGCTGCTGATGGGTAAAGACATTCTGGAAACATGATGTGAGAAAAGGCACCATAGTCTGAACTTGGCCATGTCACAGTATCTTAATGTGAAAAGATGAACATAAACCATTCAGCTTGGATGAAGCCATGTGTTCATTAGCTGAAGTCTATAACATGCCTTTAGGACGCTAAGAATTAAATATGAGGATCACTGTTTAGGCAGCATTTTGCTGCAGATGTCACAGCTATGAAGGCATGTGGCATGCACCACTGATTGCATTATGTCAGCACTTCCAGTACAGATTGCCACAGGATATACACAGGCACTTTGGAATTGCTCACAGAGGGATCAGCGCCACTACTGAAAGCAAGTTTCCATGATATCTACTGAATAGCCTGGCCACTGGGGAAAATGGAGCACTTGTGCAACAGACTTTTATCCAAGTCCTTCTATATACTGGGAAGATATGGACATCTAAGGCTTCCCTAGAACATTGCCTGCCCTATTCATATCTTCAAACACTTCTCCAGCTTATGTACTTCCTCCGTATCCACTTTTTCCTACAGCTCTTTCTGACTGGTCAAGTTATATTGCAGCTGCCgtaccagaaaaaaagattttttttccccgaattcctcactgctttgaaaatctgGGTTGCATCTTGGCTGAGGCTGATGTTGGTGGAGAACTTACCCAAGTTCCTAAGAGAAGAGCACCATCTTGAAGAACTCAAGTTCTTAATTCTACTTCTACTCCTTCTCCTTAATTCTAATTCTACTCCTACTTAATTCTGTCTTCAGTACAGGTCTACATTTGCGCCACTGCAATGGGTTAGAGGCTCCCTGACTTTGGaagggtttgttgttttttaacttctaaTTACGTGAATGACACAAACACTTTGTGTATGTAGTAGTTCCCCCTCTGCTAGCTGCAGAAGACAGCCAGTTCCCCTTATACCCATCCCCATTAAACTCACTGGAGAGGTTACAGGAAGCAATTGACTTTTCCACCAGCTCTCGGAAGACGACAAGGACTTTGGCTGGAACCAGATCACCTTCAATGTTCACATCCGTTTCATGCCACTGCTGAAGGCTTTTTGAGAACTGTTCCACCTCGAGCCACTGATGCAGCTCCTCAGGGTCCCGCACAGAGGAGAGTAGCTTGGCTCCATGCACAGTGTAATAACGCCAGTGTCGGACCTGGCTTTCCCTGTACCCAGTCAGGCCACGCAGAGGGACCGTGATGAGGAATTGGCTCGGTGCTAAGACCTAGGAGAGTTTAGAGAGATTAAGAGTGCAGGCAAGGGCAGATCAGTGATCGTGAGGGTTAAGGAAGTAACACGTGCAAGTGGAGGCtttggagggaaggaaaaaatatggtAAAATAGGAATGATTGAATGCATCCAGGACCTGTTCCATACCTGTCTGAGATTTACCTTGGAGGTACACAGAGTAAGAGAAAATTGTCCTATAGAAGTCTGATGTGACAGGCATGGCCCACAGAAGACAAGAGCACACTCTGGCTGGTTTGCCACCACATCTGCCATAGTTTTCCCCACTCCCTGTTATTTCTAGTCCGTAATTGTACAAAATGTAATAACTAAGAACTTCCAAGGAACAGGAGAGCATCGGAGAGCTCGTTCTGAGATTCAGCAATGGGAAACAAAATAGTTCAAGTTCTTAACTCAGAGTCACTGCTAGAGATAAGCCTAGAGTTCCACAGTTCCACAACTATAGCAAAAGTGCACTTTTTGGATCTTTTCCAAAACCCACTAATGACATTAGTAGAACAAAACCACAGCCCATTCATTTTACAAGCATTTCACTCTGCCTGACTAGAACAACTGTCCTCCATTAAGGAGACATAGACATCAAGGCAAGTGACATGCCTGAG of the Gallus gallus isolate bGalGal1 chromosome 1, bGalGal1.mat.broiler.GRCg7b, whole genome shotgun sequence genome contains:
- the MAB21L3 gene encoding protein mab-21-like 3 isoform X2, which encodes MKPFTDEDVEIYIQSKVEPRHYLVSKTVEEVQKIIQQLTTEISYKATRFQAISNSGIHNENIKVLAPSQFLITVPLRGLTGYRESQVRHWRYYTVHGAKLLSSVRDPEELHQWLEVEQFSKSLQQWHETDVNIEGDLVPAKVLVVFRELVEKSIASCNLSNKVTVLESFSSVVRVAVETSEFQVEVELAPTVEIPTCWPEKARWPRCLKRWPSQEKVQCIKSLGFDLLARSNYHWQLCFSRAEHMLMEGLDEDGGCRMKCFRVMRQMKEDVWCAGNKPVITAYHLQTVLFWTCEKYPRTKDWRCFHEAFLRLVQKLHKCVSQHFLKHYFVKNTNLLKYANTSDLDMVASKLAVFLENPVFCLD
- the MAB21L3 gene encoding protein mab-21-like 3 isoform X1; the encoded protein is MKPFTDEDVEIYIQSKVEPRHYLVSKTVEEVQKIIQQLTTEISYKATRFQAISNSGIHNENIKDQPALLAKWSALLRGKRPFHPSIQVLAPSQFLITVPLRGLTGYRESQVRHWRYYTVHGAKLLSSVRDPEELHQWLEVEQFSKSLQQWHETDVNIEGDLVPAKVLVVFRELVEKSIASCNLSNKVTVLESFSSVVRVAVETSEFQVEVELAPTVEIPTCWPEKARWPRCLKRWPSQEKVQCIKSLGFDLLARSNYHWQLCFSRAEHMLMEGLDEDGGCRMKCFRVMRQMKEDVWCAGNKPVITAYHLQTVLFWTCEKYPRTKDWRCFHEAFLRLVQKLHKCVSQHFLKHYFVKNTNLLKYANTSDLDMVASKLAVFLENPVFCLD